The following are encoded in a window of Chaetodon auriga isolate fChaAug3 chromosome 24, fChaAug3.hap1, whole genome shotgun sequence genomic DNA:
- the tada2b gene encoding transcriptional adapter 2-beta, with product MADLGKKYCVNCLADVTNLRLRCTDCPDIELCPECFSAGAEIGNHRRWHGYQQVDGGRFSLWGPEAEGGWTSREEQSLLDAIEQYGFGNWEDMAAHVGASRTPQEVMEHYVTMYIHGNLGKACIPDSIPNRVTDHTCPSGGPLSPSLTTPLPPLDISLAEQQQLGYMPLRDDYEIEYDQDAEKLISGLSVNYDDEDVEIEMKRAHVDMYVRKLRERQRRKNIARDYNLVPVFLGRDKKDKEKEKPGVLGVIGTAGGVIGAGAGGVTVGSGSTTAAGSGPVPSTPKRKITKEEKEQRVRLRGLCQFMAHREFEDFFENMHKERVLRAKVRELQRYRRNGITRLEESAEYEAARHKREKRKENKSVVTSKRGSGGGGGLGSGMGLGGTAGGGGGIAGGLGVGGGIKEEGKDGEFAAIENLTGFELLSDREKVLCNSLNLSPARYLTVKTIIIKDHLQKRQGIPAKSRLPSYLDKVLKKRILTFLTESGWISRDAS from the exons ATGGCCGACCTGGGGAAGAAGTACTGCGTGAACTGCCTTGCAGATGTTACCAATCTGCGGCTTCGCTGCACCGACTGTCCCGATATAGAGCTGTGCCCGGAGTGTTTCTCGGCGGGTGCAGAAATCGGTAACCACCGGAGATGGCACGGCTACCAGCAGGTCGACGGCGGTCGGTTCTCTCTTTGGGGTCCCgaggcagagggaggatggaCCAGCAGGGAAGAGCAGTCGCTACTCGATGCTATCGAGCAATATGGATTTGGAAACTGG GAGGACATGGCTGCCCACGTCGGAGCGTCCCGAACTCCCCAGGAAGTCATGGAACACTATGTCACCATGTACATCCATGGAAACCTGGGTAAGGCCTGCATCCCTGACAGCATTCCCAACCGGGTGACTGACCACACCTGCCCAAGCGGGGGCCCTCTGTCACCCAGCCTcaccacccccctccctccgctgGATATCAGcctggctgagcagcagcagctgggctACATGCCGCTACGTGACGACTATGAGATCGAATATGACCAGGACGCGGAGAAGCTCATCAGCGGGCTGTCTGTGAACTACGACGACGAGGATGTGGAAATTGAAATGAAACGCGCCCACGTGGACATGTATGTACGCAAGCTCCGCGAACGCCAGCGACGTAAGAACATCGCCCGAGACTACAACCTGGTGCCTGTGTTCCTGGGCCGagacaagaaagacaaagagaaggagaaaccAGGAGTGCTGGGAGTCATAGGCACCGCTGGTGGTGTGATTGGGGCAGGGGCTGGTGGTGTTACGGTTGGATCAGGTTCCACGACAGCAGCAGGGTCGGGTCCTGTTCCAAGTACGCCCAAAAGAAAGATCACcaaggaagagaaggagcagcGGGTCAGGCTGCGGGGGCTCTGTCAGTTCATGGCCCATCGGGAGTTTGAAGACTTCTTTGAAAATATGCATAAAGAGCGCGTGCTGAGGGCCAAGGTGCGAGAGCTGCAGCGCTACCGCCGCAATGGCATCACCCGCCTGGAGGAATCCGCTGAATACGAAGCAGCGCGCCACAAACGAGAGAAACGCAAGGAGAACAAAAGCGTGGTCACCTCCAAACGCGGCAGCGGAGGAGGGGGCGGGCTTGGTTCCGGGATGGGACTTGGGGGTACggctggagggggaggaggcatCGCTGGGGGGTTGGGGGTTGGAGGTGGGATCAAAGAAGAGGGCAAAGATGGCGAGTTTGCCGCGATTGAGAATCTGACGGGCtttgagctgctgtcagacagggAGAAGGTGCTGTGTAACTCCCTGAACCTCAGCCCAGCACGCTACCTGACTGTCaaaaccatcatcatcaaagaCCACCTGCAGAAAAGACAAGGCATCCCGGCCAAGAGCCGGCTGCCCAGCTACCTGGACAAGGTCCTCAAGAAGCGCATTCTCACCTTCCTCACAGAAAGCGGCTGGATATCCCGAGACGCCTCTTAG
- the grpel1 gene encoding grpE protein homolog 1, mitochondrial, which produces MASWCVRAVRQSYSVVASPALLRASPRLLCTATQQKNGDRTEEEAEKPEQSAADQVLTEEKTQLEEQLKDMTEKYKRALADTENLRTRSQKMIEDAKLYGIQGFCKDLLEVADILEKATESVPKEEVTSQNPHLKNLYDGLVMTEVQIQKVFTKHGLVKLNPDGQKFDPYEHEAVFHAPMEGKEPGSVAVVTKVGYKLHGRTLRPALVGVAKAP; this is translated from the exons ATGGCGAGTTGGTGCGTACGTGCAGTGAGACAGAGCTACTCAGTTGTAGCTTCGCCTGCGCTATTAAG AGCATCCCCTCGATTGCTATGTACTGCCACCCAGCAGAAGAATGGcgacaggacagaggaggaggctgaaaagCCGGAGCAGAGTGCAGCAGACCAAGTCCTGACGGAGGAGAAGactcagctggaggagcagctgaaggacaTGACA GAAAAGTACAAGCGGGCCTTGGCGGACACAGAGAACCTCAGGACGAGGAGTCAGAAGATGATAGAAGATGCTAAATTATACG GGATCCAGGGTTTCTGCAAGGACCTGCTGGAGGTGGCCGACATCTTGGAGAAGGCCACAGAGAGCGTGCCCAAGGAGGAGGTGACGAGCCAGAACCCTCACCTGAAGAACCTGTACGATGGCCTGGTGATGACCGAGGTCCAGATCCAGAAGGTGTTCACCAAGCACGGCCTGGTCAAGCTCAACCCCGATGGCCAGAAGTTTGACCCCTACGAGCACGAGGCCGTCTTCCATGCCCCCATGGAGGGCAAGGAGCCCGGCAGCGTCGCAGTAGTAACAAAAGTGGGCTACAAGCTTCACGGTCGCACCCTAAGGCCAGCACTAGTGGGCGTGGCCAAAGCCCCCTAG
- the cfap184 gene encoding cilia- and flagella-associated protein 184: MDGESENEVKNVTESVADSSNEEDMSPVPVNENEKEGVPAEMAASGHEEENSESMKAPAEEAATSEPEENSEDELPAVSSVITSEDLAVKVSEVHQEPTSHEDSVVFEINSNDDDGPSRLHLESPERENISPTQVEEDKAEEEAPTAAPADEEDISYDACVQLLQKLCEERDQASQHNSQLQMKLAEYFHKKAGDDSQLERELPVSEQLQEYEKNINILTDLRQQLNTDSETAEQQAGELSSQCREKLDKVENEWRAFTALKQDAAVAVLSRHLGKQAAQAKVESILAAEQLRQDELIKLRLKHIKLRIKIHRLEAELRDREEHARDPLQLQFEQLQAERLELKKHTEKQNEESLKLQRRISSNLELLTNIKEKLFWSQAEVQAKREELAEVEAAVARKRDLLTRTKQARNSLQRDNLRLKEHRGLLGNRVLLRDFEDTVDASEHLEDQLEKLKGQQAETVLSCRRWKKKLLT; the protein is encoded by the exons ATGGACGGAGAGTCAGAAAATGAGGTGAAGAATGTCACAGAGAGTGTGGCAGATTCCTCCAATGAGGAGGACATGTCTCCTGTTCCtgtcaatgaaaatgaaaaagaaggtGTCCCAGCTGAAATGGCTGCATCAGGTCATGAAGAAGAAAACTCTGAAAGCATGAAAGCCCCTGCTGAAGAAGCAGCCACCTCCGAGCCAGAAGAGAACAGTGAGGATGAGCTCCCTGCTGTCAGCTCCGTCATCACCAGTGAAGACTTGGCTGTGAAGGTGAGTGAAGTCCATCAAGAGCCAACATCCCATGAGGacagtgttgtttttgagaTCAACAGCAATGATGACGATGGACCCAGCAGATTGCATCTTGAGAGCCCGGAGAGAGAGAACATCAGTCCAACACAGGTGGAGGAAGATAAGGCCGAAGAAGAGGCACCCACTGCCGCTCCTGCAGACGAGGAAGACATCAGCTATGACGCATGTGTGCAGCTCCTCCAGAAGCTGTGTGAGGAGAGAGATCAAGCCAGCCAGCACAACAGCCAGCTGCAGATGAAGCTGGCAGAGTACTTCCACAAGAAGGCCGGTGACGACagccagctggagagagagctgCCGGtatcagagcagctgcaggagtaTGAGAAGAACATCAACATCCTGACTGACCTGAGGCAGCAGCTCAACACTGACTCAGAGACAGCTGAGCAGCAGGCAGGGGAGCTGAGCTCACAGTGCCGCGAGAAGCTGGACAAG GTGGAAAATGAATGGCGAGCTTTCACAGCACTAAAGCAGGATGCAGCTGTGGCAGTACTAAGCCGACACCTTGGTAAGCAAGCTGCTCAGGCCAAAGTGGAGTCAATCCTGGCCGCAGAGCAACTTCGACAGGATGAGCTAATCAAGCTGCGCCTCAAGCACATCAAGCTGAGGATCAAGATTCACAGGCTGGAGGCAGAGCTCCGTGACAGGGAAGAACACGCCAGGGACCCCCTGCAGCTCcagtttgagcagctgcaggctgagaggCTGGAGCTGAAGAAACACACCGAAAAGCAGAATGAGGaatcattaaagctgcagagaaGGATCAGCAGCAATTTAGAG cTCCTAACAAACATAAAGGAGAAGCTGTTCTGGAGTCAGGCGGAGGTCCAGGCCAAGCGAGAGGAGCTGGCTGAGGTGGAGGCTGCGGTGGCCAGGAAGAGGGACCTCCTGACCAGGACAAAGCAGGCACGCaacagcctgcagagagacaacCTGAGGCTGAAGGAGCATCGCGGACTGCTGGGGAACAGGGTCTTGCTACGGGACTTTGAGGACACCGTGGACGCCTCCGAGCATCTGGAGGATCAGCTGGAGAAACTGAAGGGCCAGCAAGCTGAGACTGTCCTCAGCTGCAGAAGATGGAAGAAGAAGCTTCTGACATGA
- the ccl36.1 gene encoding C-C motif chemokine 36.1 has product MRTSHILLLCILGAALLSSVICSNSVGPDDCCFKLYPRRMNKNLIKSYYLTDDRCPKTAVILVTLKSRHICADPNLSWVDNIMKSVDDKSF; this is encoded by the exons ATGAGGACCAGTCACATCCTCCTGCTGTGCATCTTGGGAGCTGCGCTGCTGTCTTCAGTGATCTGCAGCA ATTCAGTCGGTCCTGACGACTGCTGCTTCAAACTCTACCCGAGGAGGATGAACAAAAACCTCATCAAGTCGTATTACCTGACCGATGACCGCTGCCCGAAGACTGCAGTCAT tctgGTTACGCTGAAGTCTCGTCACATCTGTGCGGATCCGAATCTCTCCTGGGTTGATAACATCATGAAAAGCGTGGACGACAAATCCTTTTAA